In the genome of Devosia rhizoryzae, the window CACAATGAACGTCGAGTTCAAGCGCCCCTCGACCTATGGCGACGTGCTCGATTTCGCCGTTCATGTCCGCAATATCGGCCGCGCCTCGCTTGATCTCGAAACCATCGTCACTGTGCGCGACGAAGTGATCTGGACCATCAAGCAGCGCATTGTCGCCACCTCGACGGTCGACCACAAATCCCATCCCTGGCCGGACGATGTCCGCGCCGGCCTGACGCAATATCTGGAGCCTGCCGCATGAGCCACGAAATCATCCAGCCCGAAGGCTGGGCCAAGCCCATCGGCTACTCCAACGGCATCTCTGCCCGGGGCCGGATCGTTCAGGTCGGCGGCCAGGTCGGCTGGGATGAGAATTGCGAGTTCCAGTCCGATGACTTCGTCGATCAGGTCCGCCAAACGCTCGCTAACGTCGTCACCGTGTTGACCGCCGCCGATGCCAAGCCCGAGCACATTATCCAGATGACGTGGTACTTTACCGATCGCCACGCCTATAAGTCGCGCCTCAAGGACATCGGCGCCGCTTATCGCGAAACCATCGGCCGGCATTTTCCGCCCATGGCCGCCGTGCAGGTCGTCGCCTTGATGGAAGATCGCGCCAAGATCGAAATCCAGGTGCTAGCCGTCGTTCCCGAATAACTATTCGAGCCCGCGCCGCACCGACGTCTTGAGCTTTTGCAGCAGCGGCAGCAGCGCGCGGATATCGGCCGGGGTAAGGTCCTTGGTGAGGTCGCGGATCCAGGCCTCATTAGCCTCCGCCATTTCCGCGAACTTGGCCCTTCCCTCGGCGGTCATCTGCACGATATTCTCGCGCCGGTCGTCCGGGTTCTGGTTGCGGACGATCATTCCGTCTTCCATCAGCCGCTTGATAACCGAGGTGATATTGCCCGGCGACACCATCAGCCGCTGCGAAAGCTCCCCCAGGATCAGCCCGTCGGGCACCCGGTAAAGCTGGGACAAGATGTCGAAGCGCGGAAACGTCACGTCGAACTGGCTTTGCAGCTTGCTGCGCACGTCATTCTCGATCAGACGCGTTATGCTGAACAGCCGAAGCCACAATCGTAACTGATCGTGGTGATCGTCCGGCGCGTCCTTTATTTTGGTTTCGGCGTCGATCCAGATTTTGGATTGTTCGGTCAAGACATGATCCCCTCGCGCCCATGTTGTTAAGCCAGCCCGGCACCGGGTTCAAGCGGCCCAAATTACTTGACACCTAAACCAAAATTCTCATTATCGAGCCGTCGCGCACAGCACGTCATTTTGGAGGAGCGCCTTATGGCCGCAGAAGTCAAAGCCGTCGTAACCCGCAAGGGTCAGGAAGATACTGGCACGGGTCAATCGGGCGGCTGCATCCGCGTCACAGGTGTCGGCCCAGGGGTTACTGCAGCCACCAGCAAGATCTGGTTCGGCAAAGTCAGCAACGAACCCGGCTATCGCTCCCTGCCCCACCATCACGGCGAAGCCGAGACCGGCGGCTATGTCCTAAAGGGCGTCGGTCGCATCTATTTTGGCGAGAACTACAGCGAATTCTTCGATATGTCGGAAGGCGACTTCGTCTTCGTTCCGCCCAACTGGCCACATGTCGAAGTCAACATGTCGACCACCGAAGAACTGGTTTGGCTGACCACCCGCACACCCGACAATATCGTCGTCAACCTCCCCGATGTTGACGATAGCACCCTTGCTGGCTTCCGGCGGGTCTGAACTATGAAACTCCTCCGCATCGGCCCCAAGGGCCACGAAAAACCCGCCATCCTAGACGCCCAGGGTGTTGCGCGTGATCTCAGCGGCCTCGTCGACGATCTCGCCGGAGACGTGCTGTCCGACGAAGGCCAGCGCAAGCTGGCCGCGCTCGACCTGTCGACCCTTCCTGCTCTTCCCGACGATCGCATCGGCCCCTGCGTCGGCCATGTCGGCAAATTCATCTGCGTCGGCCTCAACTACGCCGATCATGCCAAAGAAACCGGCAAGGCACCGCCGGACGAGCCGATCCTCTTCATGAAGGCGACCACCGCCATCAACGGCCCCAATGACGACATTGAAATTCCCCGCACTTCCCAAAAGGCCGATTGGGAAGTCGAACTTGGTGTCGTGATCGGCAAGCGCGCCAAATATATTGCCGAAGCCGAAGCGCTCGATCACGTTGCCGGCTATTGCCTCGTCAACGACGTCTCTGAACGCAGCTTCCAGTCCGAGCGCGGCGGCCAGTGGACCAAGGGCAAGAGCCACGACACATTCGGCCCTATCGGCCCCTGGCTCGTCACCCGAGATGAAGTGGCAGACCCACAGAATCTCGGCCTCTGGCTTGATGTCGACGGCGTCCGCCGTCAGACCGGCAATACCAACACCATGATCTTCGGCGTTGCCTTCCTCGTCAGCTACATCAGCCAGTTCATGACGCTCGAGCCCGGCGACATCATCGCCACCGGCACACCGCCCGGCGTCGGCATGGGCATAAAGCCGGAGCCAGTCTTCCTGCGCGAGGGCCAGGTGATCACGCTGGGCATCGACGGTCTCGGCAGCCAGCGCCAGACAACCATAGCGGCAGGAGCATGAGTATGAACAAGCTCGAGGGAAAGACCGCCATTGTCACCGGCGGCGCCCGTGGTCAGGGCGAAGCCGAAGCGCGCCTGCTCGCCCGCTCCGGCGCCGCCGTTATCATCGCCGATGTGCTTGAGGCCGAGGGCATCGCACTCGCCCAGGCGCTAATCGATGAAGGTCTCCAGGCCAAATTCATCCGCCTCGACGTCACCAGCGAACACAGCTGGCAGGAAACCATCGAGCTTGCCCGCTCCTGGCAGGGCCGGCTCGACATTCTCGTCAACAATGCCGGCATCATCAATCGCACGACGGTTGAGACAACTGCGCTCGATGCGTGGGAAAAGGTGCTCAAGGTCAATCTGACCGGGGCGTTCCTCGGCATCCAGGCGGCCAGCCAGTTGATGGCCGAAGATGGTGGCGGCGCCATAGTCAACATATCGTCCAATAGCGGCTTTTCCGGCCATTACGATCCCGCCTACACCGCCAGCAAATGGGGTCTCCGCGGCCTCACCCGCAGCGCCGCTATGGAACTGGTCGGCAAGGGTATCCGCGTCAACGCCATCTGCCCAGGCCTGGTCGTTACCGGCCTCAATGCCAACAGCCCGCACCTGCAGCCCATGATCGGCATGACGCCGATGAAGCGCAGCGGCAAGCCGGAGGAAATCGCCGAACTCGTGCTGTTCCTCGTTTCTGACGCATCGAGCTTCATCACCGGCGAAGATTTTGTCATCGATGGCGGCTTTACTGCCGGCGCCGCCTATCGTCGCGTCGCCAGCGACACTGGCATCTATCAGGACTGAACACGGTGGCGTAGCAGCGCCGCTGCTACGCCGCCAACCATTTGCCGCCGATCACCGGCAAAGGAATGGCGTCGATCAGCGCCCGTGTATAGGCATGCTGCGGATTGGCGAACACCGTCTCGCAGGCACCCTCCTCAACGACCACACCGCCATTGAGCACATAGACCCGGTGACAGAGCGCCC includes:
- a CDS encoding fumarylacetoacetate hydrolase family protein codes for the protein MKLLRIGPKGHEKPAILDAQGVARDLSGLVDDLAGDVLSDEGQRKLAALDLSTLPALPDDRIGPCVGHVGKFICVGLNYADHAKETGKAPPDEPILFMKATTAINGPNDDIEIPRTSQKADWEVELGVVIGKRAKYIAEAEALDHVAGYCLVNDVSERSFQSERGGQWTKGKSHDTFGPIGPWLVTRDEVADPQNLGLWLDVDGVRRQTGNTNTMIFGVAFLVSYISQFMTLEPGDIIATGTPPGVGMGIKPEPVFLREGQVITLGIDGLGSQRQTTIAAGA
- a CDS encoding acyl-CoA thioesterase, with protein sequence MPYTHSKPLRFGDCDLTGIAYHPAYFSMLVDVNEAMFASFGVTWKELMYERKMGLPTVTMNVEFKRPSTYGDVLDFAVHVRNIGRASLDLETIVTVRDEVIWTIKQRIVATSTVDHKSHPWPDDVRAGLTQYLEPAA
- a CDS encoding cupin domain-containing protein, coding for MAAEVKAVVTRKGQEDTGTGQSGGCIRVTGVGPGVTAATSKIWFGKVSNEPGYRSLPHHHGEAETGGYVLKGVGRIYFGENYSEFFDMSEGDFVFVPPNWPHVEVNMSTTEELVWLTTRTPDNIVVNLPDVDDSTLAGFRRV
- a CDS encoding RidA family protein; amino-acid sequence: MSHEIIQPEGWAKPIGYSNGISARGRIVQVGGQVGWDENCEFQSDDFVDQVRQTLANVVTVLTAADAKPEHIIQMTWYFTDRHAYKSRLKDIGAAYRETIGRHFPPMAAVQVVALMEDRAKIEIQVLAVVPE
- a CDS encoding MarR family winged helix-turn-helix transcriptional regulator, with translation MTEQSKIWIDAETKIKDAPDDHHDQLRLWLRLFSITRLIENDVRSKLQSQFDVTFPRFDILSQLYRVPDGLILGELSQRLMVSPGNITSVIKRLMEDGMIVRNQNPDDRRENIVQMTAEGRAKFAEMAEANEAWIRDLTKDLTPADIRALLPLLQKLKTSVRRGLE
- a CDS encoding SDR family NAD(P)-dependent oxidoreductase, whose amino-acid sequence is MNKLEGKTAIVTGGARGQGEAEARLLARSGAAVIIADVLEAEGIALAQALIDEGLQAKFIRLDVTSEHSWQETIELARSWQGRLDILVNNAGIINRTTVETTALDAWEKVLKVNLTGAFLGIQAASQLMAEDGGGAIVNISSNSGFSGHYDPAYTASKWGLRGLTRSAAMELVGKGIRVNAICPGLVVTGLNANSPHLQPMIGMTPMKRSGKPEEIAELVLFLVSDASSFITGEDFVIDGGFTAGAAYRRVASDTGIYQD